The following proteins are encoded in a genomic region of Armatimonadota bacterium:
- a CDS encoding cytochrome b/b6 domain-containing protein: MRRTLPLLLALVPFALVGVFAQQAPPTDEPPVETKVSEANQACLDCHDPAAESGPAVHVASLQKSPHKEADCTDCHSSFTPDAPHTKAMLESKVSCGDCHSEAVEALAASVHGDAARNKGDVPTCVTCHAGADPHAVSNPKGGARKDLVKVCSTCHGDEEKMARNHVDVEAVSSYEASFHGKALLRFDKQDTAVCMDCHTAHGVKKSSDPASTVNVANVAKTCGQAGCHVGATQNFANSGFSHLHLAVKEDPILGATELFFKVLTFGVLAILLLGIAFDMRVALFGPKKTEVSPTVAVFIALSFLSIVASITLAVLNKPVGLTTTVAAVVFAVIGVGAHLATKGKRPKAEAGKLYPRFTASQRIQHFTMIISFTALVVTGMPIRYPKNDVLRGIYMAMGGMDTMRLAHRIAAVVLIVLWIYHTIELFVRWKRAGFSFESWTMWPRKRDLSDVASTVKYHLGMQKEPPSFDRFQFREKFDYFAVYWGMPIMVFSGLILWFPVYFGAFLPKLGIPLAYIAHADEAVLAFLTIVTWHIYNTHFKPGNFPMNPVFITGTLPESVMEEEHGDELARLKAQEAGSADTGPAETGPEPTSEPQSSESDEPSESVETPTDDKPQSGGADDPKETP; encoded by the coding sequence TTGCGAAGGACACTTCCCCTCCTCCTGGCCCTTGTCCCGTTCGCCCTGGTCGGGGTCTTCGCACAACAGGCTCCGCCGACCGACGAACCTCCCGTTGAGACCAAAGTCAGCGAGGCCAACCAGGCCTGTCTTGACTGCCACGATCCGGCCGCAGAGAGCGGTCCGGCCGTCCATGTCGCCTCGCTTCAGAAGTCTCCTCACAAGGAGGCCGACTGTACCGACTGTCACTCGAGCTTCACTCCCGACGCGCCTCACACGAAGGCGATGCTCGAATCCAAAGTGTCCTGCGGCGATTGCCACAGCGAAGCCGTAGAAGCCCTTGCCGCCAGCGTCCATGGAGACGCGGCGAGGAACAAGGGCGACGTACCGACGTGCGTGACGTGTCACGCCGGTGCCGATCCTCACGCCGTCTCGAACCCGAAAGGAGGCGCCAGGAAAGACCTGGTGAAGGTCTGCTCCACGTGCCACGGCGACGAGGAGAAAATGGCCCGGAACCATGTGGACGTCGAAGCCGTGTCGTCCTATGAAGCCAGCTTCCACGGTAAGGCCCTGCTCCGATTCGACAAGCAGGACACGGCGGTCTGCATGGACTGCCATACCGCCCACGGAGTCAAGAAATCGAGCGATCCCGCCTCGACGGTCAATGTGGCCAACGTGGCCAAGACTTGCGGGCAAGCCGGGTGCCACGTCGGCGCCACCCAGAATTTCGCGAACTCTGGCTTCAGCCACCTTCACCTTGCGGTCAAGGAAGACCCGATCCTCGGGGCGACCGAACTCTTCTTCAAAGTCCTGACGTTCGGCGTCCTCGCCATCCTCTTGCTCGGGATCGCGTTCGATATGCGCGTCGCACTTTTCGGGCCCAAGAAGACCGAAGTGTCGCCGACCGTGGCGGTCTTCATCGCGCTCAGCTTCCTGTCGATCGTCGCTTCGATCACGCTCGCGGTCTTGAACAAGCCCGTCGGGTTGACGACGACCGTCGCAGCCGTCGTGTTCGCCGTGATCGGCGTCGGTGCGCATCTCGCGACAAAAGGGAAGAGGCCGAAGGCCGAAGCCGGGAAGCTGTACCCGAGGTTCACGGCGTCCCAGCGGATCCAGCACTTCACGATGATCATCAGCTTCACGGCGCTCGTCGTGACCGGCATGCCGATCCGCTATCCGAAGAACGACGTCTTGCGTGGCATCTACATGGCCATGGGCGGCATGGACACGATGCGCCTGGCCCACAGGATCGCTGCGGTCGTCCTGATCGTTCTCTGGATCTACCATACGATCGAACTGTTCGTTCGATGGAAACGTGCAGGTTTCTCCTTTGAATCATGGACAATGTGGCCGAGAAAGCGTGACTTGTCCGACGTTGCGTCGACGGTGAAGTACCACCTCGGGATGCAGAAGGAGCCACCGTCGTTCGACAGGTTCCAGTTCCGTGAGAAGTTCGACTACTTCGCGGTGTACTGGGGTATGCCGATCATGGTCTTCTCGGGCCTGATCCTTTGGTTCCCGGTGTACTTCGGGGCCTTCTTGCCGAAACTGGGCATCCCGTTGGCCTACATCGCCCATGCGGACGAAGCCGTCCTTGCGTTCTTGACGATCGTCACGTGGCACATCTATAACACCCACTTCAAACCGGGCAACTTCCCGATGAACCCCGTTTTCATCACGGGGACGTTGCCCGAGAGCGTGATGGAGGAGGAACACGGCGACGAGTTGGCAAGGCTCAAGGCTCAGGAAGCAGGGAGTGCGGATACGGGACCGGCCGAGACCGGTCCGGAACCGACGTCAGAGCCTCAGTCGTCCGAATCCGACGAACCGTCCGAGTCGGTCGAAACACCGACAGACGATAAGCCTCAAAGCGGAGGTGCGGACGATCCGAAGGAGACTCCTTAG